A part of Xenopus tropicalis strain Nigerian chromosome 4, UCB_Xtro_10.0, whole genome shotgun sequence genomic DNA contains:
- the spg7 gene encoding paraplegin — protein MGILLLALRGLRLGSAGCWRKVPRAECSESRILQNLLCRNLTPGSHGMREYLIKRHLIQDPLRIWRILGGINYFSTSGRGNKENQNEGSKGKTPHEDEEEKKRREREDQMYRERLRTLFIIAVIMSLLNSLSSSGGNISWNDFVNEMLAKGEVMRVQVVPESDIVEIYLYPGAVVFGRPRLALMYRMQVANIDKFEEKLRAAEEELKINVKDRIPVSYKRTGFFGNALYALGMAAVGVAILWYIFRLAGMAGREGAFSAFNQLKMARFTIVDGKSGKGISFKDVAGMHEAKLEVKEFVDYLKSPDRYLQLGAKVPKGALLLGPPGCGKTLLAKAVATEAQVPFLAMAGSEFVEVIGGLGAARVRSLFKEARTRAPCIVYIDEIDAVGKKRSTNMSSFSNTEEEQTLNQLLVEMDGMGTTDHVIVLASTNRADILDNALMRPGRLDRHIFIDLPTLQERREIFEQHLKSLKLTQPGSFYSQRLAELTPGFSGADIANICNEAALHAAREGYQSIDTFNFEYAVERVIAGTAKKSKIMSKEERRVVAFHESGHALVGWLLEHTEAVMKVSIAPRTNAALGFAQILPREQYLYTKEQLLERMCMALGGRVSEAITFNKVTTGAQDDLRKVTRIAYAMVKQYGMVPSIGQVSFPDSESTPGIGRRPFSQGLQEMMDREAQLLVSTAYRRTEKLLLDNRDKLILLTNALLEREVINYDDIEHLIGPPPFGAKKMISPQSWIEAEKDKQDSGEEEPRQPPPRREDEEEPNLNPV, from the exons ATGGGCATTTTGTTGCTCGCTCTCCGGGGCCTTCGGCTCGGGTCTGCGGGATGTTGGCGGAAGGTTCCCCGTGCAGAGTGCAGCGAGTCTCGGATCCTTCAG aatttACTGTGCCGGAATCTTACCCCAGGAAGTCATGGAATGAGAGAATATTTAATAAAACGGCATCTCATTCAGGACCCCTTGAGAATCTGGAGGATATTAG GTGGAATAAATTATTTCAGTACATCGGGTAGAGGAAATAAAGAAAATCAGAATGAAGGTTCCAAAGGGAAGACCCCACATGAGGATGAAG AGGAGAAGAAAAGAAGAGAACGGGAGGATCAGATGTACAGAGAGCGTCTTAGAACTCTTTTTATCATTGCTGTGATAATGAGTCTGCTGAATTCCCTGAGCAGCAGTGGTGGTAACATCTCATGGAACGACTTTGTGAATGAAATGCTGGCCAAGGGTGAAGTGATGCGTGTTCAGGTTGTGCCAGAGAGCGACATTGTGGAGATTTACCTATATCCCGGGGCTGTGGTGTTTGGGCGGCCT CGCCTTGCCCTGATGTATAGAATGCAAGTGGCGAATATAGATAAGTTTGAGGAGAAGCTGCGTGCAGCAGAGGAGGAGCTGAAGATCAATGTAAAGGACCGTATCCCAGTGTCTTACAAACGCACTGGCTTTTTTGGAAA TGCTCTTTATGCTTTGGGCATGGCAGCAGTGGGAGTGGCCATCCTGTGGTACATTTTCCGTTTGGCAGGAATGGCAGGACGAGAAGGAGCTTTCAGTGCTTTT AACCAGCTAAAGATGGCTCGTTTCACCATTGTGGATGGAAAATCTGGTAAAGGAATAAGTTTCAAGGATGTCGCTGGAATGCATGAAGCAAAGCTGGAAGTGAAAGAATTTGTGGATTATTTGAAG AGCCCAGACCGGTACCTGCAGCTTGGGGCAAAGGTACCCAAAGGAGCTTTGCTTCTTGGTCCACCCGGATGCGGAAAAACCTTGTTGGCAAAGGCTGTAGCAACAGAAGCCCAGGTTCCTTTCCTAGCAATGGCTGGTTCAGAGTTTGTTGAGGTTATTGGAG GTCTTGGTGCTGCCCGTGTCCGCAGCCTTTTTAAAGAAGCACGTACCCGTGCTCCCTGCATTGTTTATATTGATGAGATAGATGCAGTTGGTAAGAAGCGTTCCACTAATATGTCATCATTTTCCAACACTGAGGAGGAACAAACACTCAACCAACTGCTGGTGGAGATGGACG gGATGGGTACTACTGACCATGTTATTGTGCTGGCCTCCACCAATCGGGCTGACATCTTGGATAATGCACTGATGAGACCAGGAAGACTGGACAGACATATATTTATTGACCTTCCTACCTTACAG GAGAGGCGGGAGATCTTTGAGCAGCACTTAAAGAGCCTGAAGCTGACACAGCCTGGAAGCTTTTATTCACAGCGTCTGGCAGAGCTCACCCCTGGATTTAGTG GTGCAGATATTGCTAACATCTGCAATGAGGCAGCTTTACACGCTGCCCGAGAGGGCTATCAATCCATTGACACCTTTAACTTTGAGTATGCAGTTGAACGAGTGATTGCAG GCACAGCAAAAAAGAGCAAGATCATGTCAAAAGAAGAAAGGCGTGTTGTAGCATTCCATGAATCTGGGCATGCCTTAGTTGGATGGTTGCTTGAACACACCGAGGCTGTCATGAAG GTCTCTATAGCACCTAGGACAAATGCAGCACTTGGCTTTGCTCAGATTCTGCCCAGAGAGCAATATTTATACACTAAGGAACAGCTGTTAGAGAGAATGTGCATGGCATTGGGAGGCAGAGTTTCTGAAGCTATCACATTCAATAAGGTCACcacag GAGCACAAGATGATTTGAGAAAAGTGACAAGGATAGCATATGCTATGGTGAAGCAATATGGCATGGTACCTAGCATCGGTCAGGTGTCTTTTCCAGACAGTGAATCTACACCAGGCATTGGGAGAAGACCATTTAGCCAAGGCCTGCAGGAAATGATGGACCGA GAAGCCCAACTGCTtgtttccacagcttacagacgaACAGAGAAGCTGTTATTGGATAACAGGGACAAGCTGATTTTG TTGACCAATGCTCTGTTGGAGAGGGAAGTTATAAACTATGATGATATTGAGCACCTCATTGGCCCTCCTCCCTTTGGGGCCAAAAAGATGATTTCGCCGCAAAGCTGGATTGAAGCAGAAAAAGACAAACAAGATAGTGGAGAAGAAGAGCCACGGCAACCTCCACCTCGAAGGGAGGATGAAGAAGAGCCAAACCTGAATCCTGTCTAA